AGTAGTTCTCGAAAGTGTACTCCGGATTGAGCTGAGAATTGATCTCTTCGACGTATTTGTCCTGAAACGGATTGGCGGATGCGCCGGGTCCGGGTTTCACAGCCGCGCTGGGCTGTGCGCTATCCATGCTGACCTTTGATGTGGGATCGTTTGCCACAACCGGGAAGTTGTAGATAAGGCGTATCCCTTTACCGAACACTCGGTCAAGCGCGCTCTTGAGCACTCTGACATAACGGTCCTCAAGCTGCTCCACGAAAAATTCCGAAGGACACGAAATGGTGAGCACGTTGTCCTTCAGGCTTTCGAACGACAGCGGGCTAAACCAATAGTGATAGTGTTCCTCGGGAATTGTGTCGCGGATTATCTCCAGGCACTTATCCCATAATGGCGAGTTTAGGTGTTGCATGTGGTTAATAAATGTACTGTGAAGAGAGATCTGGTATGTGAGGCAATGCGGGGGACCTCGTTATTTCAACCGCATTTCTTGTGCAAATTTCTCAAAAATATTTCTTAAAATCAAATCGCTTTTTTCTTGTTTTTTTAATGTTGATTGCAGTGTGTTGAATTTCAGTGTTTTATAAAAATGGCGACTAGTGTTAAAGTAGCACTTTTGAATTATAATTGCAACATATTGAAAATAAGCGTAGTTATAACGGTGTTTTTAAAGTGATAGTTGTTGTTTCATTTCTGTTACAAAGTTGCAAGTGTCTGGAATACCGATTGTTTTGTGGTGGAGGGATTGTGTTGCATGTAAAAAATACTATTTAGAATGCATCTAAATAGTATGATCGGAGTTATAGATTGAAATCTATTGCATGGATATAAATGTGAAAACTCTTCCGGAGTTGACTCCAAGTTTCCTGGCTGAGAAGAATGTGTCCGGGTGGCAACGTGTGCACAGACTGTTGTCGAAACCAGCTATATTTGATTCGGGAATCCCCTGATTGATAAGCGATTTTGTGATATGACGGTGGATGGATACGTGAGGTTTGTCCCAGGATGTGCGGTCAACGCATGTATTGTCAAACCTGTCTGCGACTTCGGTGCCTACTTCAAAACATGACATGCAGATAGATGGACCCATGGCTACTTTTATGCTCTCCGGGCTTGCTCCCAAATCGAGCATGGCTGTCAGAGTGTTTTCTGTTATGCCGTTTGCCGCACCTCGCCATCCGGCATGTGCTATGCCTATTATCCCTGCACGAGAGTCGGAGAATGCCACAGGCACGCAGTCGGCGGTATTGACACCGATGATTATCCCTCGGACGTTAGTAACTATGGCATCGGTGCTTTCTAAAGACTCCTTATGCCATGGGACGGATGTTATTACGGATACATCGTTTGAATGCACCTGATGCGGGAAGATTATTTTTTCAGGGCTCACACCTGTAGCCAAGGAAAGTTGTTTCAGGCATATGTCAGTGTGCTCATAGGAGTCGCCGGTGTAATGACACACGTTGAACCCATTGTATCGGGCTTCTTCGGTGGTGGCGTAATTCCCTCGTGAGGTATAGTATGCAGTGACATTACCGTCACGCAAGAGTTCGTGTATTGGAGTGTCGGTCGTTAATCGCATAGGTGTTTGACAAATATTTTGTAATTTTGCGGCAATTTTCAAAAATCGCGGAATCTATGAAGGATTTTAATCTCAAAGGGCACGCGGCTATGCTGGGTGCGAATACGATGTGGGGGCTTATGGCTCCGGTGGCTAAGATGGTGATGGCGGCAGGGATAGTGTCGCCGTTGCTTATGACCAATTTCCGGATTCTCGGAGCTGCGTTGCTGTTCTGGACAGCCTCCCTTTTTGTGCCCAACGAGAAAGTGCCTCCGCGCGATCTTTTGCTTATGGCCGGGGCGGCTATGCTCGGGATACTTTTCAATCAGGGCTGCTACGTGTTTGGAGTCGGGTTCACTTCTCCTGGCGAGGCATCTATAATCACTACCACTATGCCGCTGTGGGTTATGGTGCTTGCCGCTCTGATACTTGGCGAGCCGATCACTCTTAAAAAGATTGGCGGAATAGTGCTTGGGGCCACTGGCGCGCTGATATTGGTGCTTGGTGCTGCGAAGTCCGGTGCCAAGGGTGATAATCCTACTCTCGGCGATCTCCTTGTCCTCACAGCTCAGATCAGTTACGCGCTTTATCTGACTTTCTACAGGAACTTTATCAAGAAGTATTCGGTGGTGACGCTCATGAAGTGGATGTTTACTTTTGCGTCGATTGCGATTCTTCCGGTTTCGATAGGGACTATGATGTCGACTTCCTGGGATGCTTTCACCTCGCGTGAGGTGTTTGGTGTTGGTTATGTTGTGTTCTTTGCCACATTCCTGTCGTATATATGCGTGATGATCGGGCAGAAAAATCTGCGTCCGACGCTCGTAGGCATGTACAATTATGTTCAGCCTATTGTGGCTTCCTGCGTAGGTATATGGCTTGGGCTTGATGTTGTCACCTTCCCGAAACTGGTAGCTGTGTTGCTTATATTCACGGGAGTGTTTCTCGTCACTATAAGCAAGGCGGCACCGCATGATGTGGTGCGCGCTCATTCCGGTAAGCCTGCCTGACGGACCTTCACGCTGTCAGCATCCATGCGCTCGTAATAGCTTTGCATCAGTCCTTTCATTTTGAGTTGCATTTCGGAGGCTTTGGCTGGCAGCTTGTCCTTTAGGTCGGTGGTCATCATTATGTCGTTTACATAGTCGTATAGTCCGGTGATGTTGCAGTCAGCATCGGTCTGAAGGAAATAATCTCCTATGTACATCTGTGGGACGAGGTTGTAGTTGAATGACCATCGTTCTTCAGGCCGGGTGGTGAGCACGTCGTTGCCGAAGGCTATGTAATCACGGTCGTATCCCAGCCAGCCGAGCACTGTTGGCAGTATGTCGAGCTGCTGCATCATCCCTGAGTGCATTCCGCGAGGCATCTCTCCTGATGGGTCGAATATGACTATGGGCACATGGTTGTCACCGGCATCTGTCTTGTATTCCTGATGGGTTGTCTTGCTGCTTGAATGGTCGGCTGTGAGTACGAAGATTGTGTTGGTGTACCATGGCTGTTTGCTTGCTGTCTCGAAGAATCTCCCGAGGGAGTAATCGGTGTACCGTATG
The sequence above is drawn from the Duncaniella freteri genome and encodes:
- the pgeF gene encoding peptidoglycan editing factor PgeF, encoding MRLTTDTPIHELLRDGNVTAYYTSRGNYATTEEARYNGFNVCHYTGDSYEHTDICLKQLSLATGVSPEKIIFPHQVHSNDVSVITSVPWHKESLESTDAIVTNVRGIIIGVNTADCVPVAFSDSRAGIIGIAHAGWRGAANGITENTLTAMLDLGASPESIKVAMGPSICMSCFEVGTEVADRFDNTCVDRTSWDKPHVSIHRHITKSLINQGIPESNIAGFDNSLCTRCHPDTFFSARKLGVNSGRVFTFISMQ
- a CDS encoding DMT family transporter, with translation MKDFNLKGHAAMLGANTMWGLMAPVAKMVMAAGIVSPLLMTNFRILGAALLFWTASLFVPNEKVPPRDLLLMAGAAMLGILFNQGCYVFGVGFTSPGEASIITTTMPLWVMVLAALILGEPITLKKIGGIVLGATGALILVLGAAKSGAKGDNPTLGDLLVLTAQISYALYLTFYRNFIKKYSVVTLMKWMFTFASIAILPVSIGTMMSTSWDAFTSREVFGVGYVVFFATFLSYICVMIGQKNLRPTLVGMYNYVQPIVASCVGIWLGLDVVTFPKLVAVLLIFTGVFLVTISKAAPHDVVRAHSGKPA